One window of Trichoderma breve strain T069 chromosome 3, whole genome shotgun sequence genomic DNA carries:
- a CDS encoding acetokinase family domain-containing protein codes for MGVILAINAGSSSVKISVYLADKGTAPRQIAEAQVNGLTAPPAQLKYSRGGESVIKDQNVDTAVNSQDDAFALLLKTLVDDAELKEISSKSDVAIACHRIVHGGDYGSSQVITPDTYHHLEALSDLAPLHNGAALTIVDSCMKQLPDATNVACFDSQFHSTIPPHISTYPIDQTIAKKNRLRKYGFHGISYAFISRSVADFLGKSRDQLNIIALHLGSGASACAIKNGKSWDTSMGLTPLAGLPGATRSGSVDPSLVFHYASDVGKLSPASTEKLHISTAEEILNKESGWKSLTGTTNFGVIAASDEPQHRLAFDLFVDRICGFVGSYYVSLKGDVDAIVFAGGIGERSARLRSAVVEQAGCLGFAIDEALNNAETAGDATVRELSSKDSKHKVLVCQTDEQFEMARACTEMEALWT; via the exons ATGGGCGTCattctcgccatcaacgCTGGCTCCAGCTCGGTCAAAATCTCAGTCTATCTGGCCGACAAGGGAACAGCGCCGCGCCAGATTGCTGAAGCCCAAGTAAACGGTCTTACGGCTCCGCCAGCTCAGCTGAAATATTCGCGAGGTGGCGAGAGTGTTATCAAGGACCAAAACGTGGACACTGCCGTCAACAGCCAAGATGAtgcctttgccttgttgCTCAAGACGCTGGTGGACGATGCTGAATTGAAAGAAATCAGCTCAAAATCCGACGTGGCCATTGCTTGCCACCGCATTGTCCACGGAGGCGACTATGGCTCGTCTCAAGTCATCACCCCAGACACATATCACCATCTGGAAGCCCTCAGCGACCTGGCGCCACTGCACAACGGCGCTGCGCTGACGATTGTCGACTCTTGCATGAAGCAACTCCCTGACGCCACCAACGTTGCCTGCTTCGACTCGCAGTTTCACTCCACCATACCGCCGCACATTTCCACATACCCAATCGACCAAACAatagccaagaagaaccGGCTGCGCAAGTACGGTTTCCACGGCATCAGCTACGCCTTCATCTCGAGGTCCGTAGCCGACTTCCTCGGCAAGAGCCGTGATCAACTCAACATTATTGCTCTGCATCTCGGCAGCGGCGCCAGTGCCTGTGCGATTAAGAATGGCAAGAGCTGGGACACGAGCATGGGATTGACACCGTTGGCTGGGCTTCCTGGTGCGACTCGTAGTGGAAGCGTAGATCCTAG CCTAGTCTTTCACTACGCCAGCGATGTAGGCAAGCTTTCTCCGGCGTCGACAGAGAAGCTCCACATCTCCACGGCTGAGGAGATTCTCAACAAGGAGAGTGGCTGGAAATCCCTGACAGGCACTACCAATTTCGGCGTCATTGCCGCCTCGGACGAACCCCAGCACCGTCTGGCTTTCGATCTATTTGTAGACCGCATCTGCGGTTTCGTTGGGAGCTACTACGTTTCGCTTAAAGGCGATGTGGACGCGATCGTGTTTGCGGGAGGAATCGGAGAAAGGAGTGCCCGTCTTCGCAGCGCTGTAGTTGAGCAAGCTGGGTGTCTGGGTTTCGCCATTGACGAGGCGCTTAACAATGCTGAGACAGCGGGAGACGCAACTGTTCGTGAGCTGAGCAGCAAAGATTCTAAACATAAAGTCCTTGTGTGTCAAACAGATGAACAGTTTGAGATGGCTAGAGCGTGCACAGAGATGGAAGCACTTTGGACGTAA
- a CDS encoding sugar transporter domain-containing protein — translation MPLNLGNSSGRRNRGFLGADSSALSSQDVQDRHQLRYELDLNSWNLRIWGVAASGFLTDSYNLFSSNVILASVAFVYWPHGGEWTSLLINFFTLFGSIVGQVLFGYLADRFGRTRLYGIELVLVIVSTIGVATSSHGYGDMSFLGLFIWWRFVMGIGIGAEYPLSAPVGQALAQIIGLLVLIGFNNTHHLREMRCGLDSLHEEECRRAVDGIWRIVIGSGAVPALLAIIFRFFLFDCGLYSLEVKNKPAVAIMNTQRVYGAPSGTTTNNVQMNPPNGMHPENSPGPMPIQFSREDLHNYFIRDGNWYYLLGTSAAWFFLDVSFYGLSLDNRGTLADMWATTKPAKINSQLSCWNSSLPGGNSTVPGWVTAGLPAWQTDKTEPCNTIYDVLIQQTKQYILTVSLASIAGSACFIFFANRIPRRRWLTVSFFVLAILFIITGGVYYGVHQEAAAPATVVFVAICHFMFNMGANTLTFIIPAEIFPTCYRSTCHGISAAAGKFGSIVSLLIVYGINQSYKSSSRQGLIFLLFGSVAAFGAVFSWAYLPDPQRYVDDGEGKKYLETKDLEELGEGRVRARQSGEVVTFSEKWADIRRRRRDNQLRRPSS, via the exons ATGCCCTTGAATCTGGGGAACAGCTCCGGGCGGAGAAATCGAGGGTTTCTCGGCGCCGACAGCTCTGCCTTGTCGTCCCAAGACGTCCAG GATCGACATCAGTTGCGCTACGAGCTCGACCTCAACTCCTGGAACCTCCGCATCTGGGGCGTTGCCGCCTCGGGCTTCCTTACCGATTC ATAcaacctcttctcttccaacgTCATCCTTGCTTCTGTTGCCTTTGTATATTGGCCTCACGGAGGAGAATGGACTAGcctcctcatcaacttctttaCCCTCTTTGGGTCCATCGTTGGACAGGTCCTCTTTGGCTACCTCGCCGATCGCTTTGGCCGTACTCGTCTCTATGGAATCGAGCTGgttctcgtcatcgtctctACCATCGGCGTAGCTACTAGCAGCCATGGCTACGGAGACATGTCATTCCTCGGCTTGTTCATCTGGTGGCGCTTTGTCATGGGCATTG GCATTGGAGCCGAATACCCCTTGAGCGCA CCTGTTGGACAAGCCCTGGCTCAAATCATTGGCTTGCTAGTCCTGATAGGGTTCAACAACACGCACCACCTCAGGGAGATGCGATGTGGGCTCGATTCCTTGCATGAAGAGGAGTGTCGCCGAGCAGTGGACGGCATCTGGCGCATCGTCATCGGATCAGGCGCTGTACCCGCTCTCCTGGCCATCATTTTCCGATTTTTCTTGTTCGACTGCGGTCTCTACAGTCTCGAGGTGAAGAACAAGCCTGCTGTTGCCATCATGAACACGCAACGTGTCTACGGTGCCCCATCTGGCACTACCACTAATAATGTCCAAATGAACCCTCCCAATGGCATGCACCCTGAAAACTCCCCCGGGCCAATGCCAATCCAGTTTTCTAGAGAGGATCTGCACAACTATTTCATACGGGATGGCAATTGGTACTATCTCCTTGGAACATCAGCGGCATGGTTCTTTTTGGACGTGAGTTTCTATGGCCTCTCGCTCGATAATCGAGGAACTCTGGCCGATATGTGGGCTACGACGAAGCCAGCAAAAATCAACAGCCAGCTTTCATGTTGGAACTCGTCGCTGCCAGGAGGCAATTCGACAGTGCCCGGCTGGGTCACGGCGGGGCTCCCTGCTTGGCAAACGGACAAGACGGAGCCGTGTAACACCATTTACGACGTGCTGATACAGCAGACCAAGCAATATATACTCACTGTTTccttggcttccattgcCGGAAGCGCCTGCTTCATATTTTTCGCGAATCGCATTCCACGCAGGCGATGGCTTACAGTTTCCTTTTTCGTTTTGGcgattctcttcatcattaCTGGCGGCGTCTACTACGGTGTCCACCAGGAGGCAGCCGCCCCTGCGACAGTCGTGTTTGTGGCCATTTGCCATTTCATGTTTAACATGG GCGCAAACACACTGACATTCATCATACCGGCTGAGATATTCCCCACCTGCTACCGATCGACCTGCCATGgcatctcagcagcagcgggtAAGTTTGGGAGCATCGTCTCTCTATTGATTGTATATGGCATCAACCAGTCATACAAGAGCTCCAGCCGCCAGGGCCTGattttcctcctctttggctCGGTGGCCGCCTTTGGCGCCGTCTTTTCCTGGGCCTACCTGCCAGATCCACAGAGATACGTGGACGACGGCGAAGGAAAGAAGTATCTCGAGACGAAAGATCTTGAAGAGCTCGGCGAGGGCCGCGTCAGGGCCCGGCAAAGCGGGGAGGTCGTCACGTTTAGCGAGAAGTGGGCGGATAtcaggaggcggaggagggacAACCAACTTCGACGCCCGTCTTCATGA